In a single window of the Lates calcarifer isolate ASB-BC8 linkage group LG1, TLL_Latcal_v3, whole genome shotgun sequence genome:
- the dhrs12 gene encoding dehydrogenase/reductase SDR family member 12 — protein MSIYRNAVWFVKGLQEYTKSGYETAAKHFAPEDLDVNLSGRSFVITGANSGIGKATAQEIANRGGTVHMVCRNKDRAEAAKDEIVEWSKNQNVYVHIVDMSSVKQVWEFAQNFSQNNAVHVLINNAGCMVSQRELTEEGLEKNFATNTLGTYILTTALIPSLKKAKDPRVVTVSSGGMLTQKLNTDDLQFEKGTFDGTMAYAQNKRQQVILTERWASQNKEIHFSSMHPGWADTPAVQLSMPSFYAKMQSRLRTEAMGADTTVWLAVSPAAVNQPSGLFFQDRKAVATHLPLASSRSSPQEEEKLLAVLEDLALKFKP, from the exons ATGTCGATTTACAGGAATGCCGTTTGGTTTGTGAAAGGACTCCAGGAGTATACAAA GAGTGGCTATGAAACTGCAGCAAAGCATTTTGCCCCAGAAGACCTGGATGTAAATCTGAGTGGGAGGTCCTTTGTGATAACCGGTGCCAATAGTGGGATAGGAAAAGCCACAGCCCAGGAAATCGCTAACAGAG GAGGAACTGTTCACATGGTGTGTCGAAACAAAGACCGCGCAGAAGCAGCCAAAGATGAAATTGTGGAATGGAGTAAAAATCAG AATGTTTATGTCCATATCGTTGACATGTCCAGTGTGAAACAGGTATGGGAGTTTGCCCAGAACTTCTCACAGAACAATGCTGTACATGTGCTG ATCAACAATGCAGGCTGCATGGTCAGCCAGAGAGAGTTAACTGAGGAGGGTTTGGAGAAGAATTTTGCCACAAATACACTTG GTACATACATTCTCACCACAGCGCTGATACCTTCACTGAAGAAAGCTAAAGACCCAAGAGTG GTCACTGTGTCGTCAGGTGGTATGCTCACACAGAAGCTGAACACGGATGACCTCCAGTTTGAGAAAGGGACATTTGATGGCACCATGGCCTATGCTCAGAACAAA agacagcaggTGATTCTGACTGAGAGATGGGCTTCtcaaaacaaagaaatccaCTTCTCCTCTATGCACCCTGGCTGGGCAGACACACCAG ctGTCCAGTTATCCATGCCATCCTTCTACGCAAAGATGCAGTCCAGACTGAGGACGGAGGCCATGGGGGCTGACACCACAGTGTGGCTTGCTGTGTCTCCAGCTGCAGTAAATCAGCCAAGTGGACTCTTCTTCCAGG aTCGCAAAGCAGTGGCAACACACCTGCCCCTGGCCTCCTCCAGGTCCTCgccacaggaggaggagaagctgctggcTGTGCTGGAGGACTTAGCCCTCAAGTTCAAACCttaa